A region of Faecalibacterium taiwanense DNA encodes the following proteins:
- a CDS encoding 16S rRNA (uracil(1498)-N(3))-methyltransferase, protein MPHRYFTTEISDGTATLRGADAHHLARVMRARLGDTVILCDGNAVEYTATITGFGDECVEFRVEPGYPSAAEPSVEVTLLAGYPKQDKLEQIIKHGVELGAAHIVPFFSRYCVAAPKKEEQKNERYNRIAVEAAKQCGRGILPDVALPLANFGAVCRTFAQYDLVLFCYECGGAPLRDLLAAAKPADGEKLKIAIVTGAEGGFAAEEAEMAAKAGARTVGLGPRILRCETAPLAVLASVMTLTGNLE, encoded by the coding sequence ATGCCGCACCGTTATTTTACCACCGAGATCTCTGACGGCACCGCCACCCTGCGCGGGGCCGATGCCCACCATCTTGCCCGCGTGATGCGCGCAAGGCTGGGCGATACTGTCATTCTATGCGACGGCAATGCCGTGGAATACACCGCCACCATCACCGGCTTTGGCGATGAGTGTGTGGAGTTCCGGGTGGAGCCGGGCTATCCCAGCGCCGCCGAACCCAGCGTGGAGGTCACTCTGCTGGCCGGCTACCCCAAGCAGGACAAGCTGGAGCAGATCATCAAGCACGGCGTGGAGCTGGGCGCAGCCCACATCGTGCCCTTCTTCAGCCGGTACTGCGTGGCGGCCCCCAAAAAAGAGGAGCAGAAGAACGAGCGCTACAACCGTATTGCGGTGGAAGCCGCCAAGCAGTGCGGCCGGGGCATTCTGCCGGATGTGGCCCTGCCGCTGGCAAACTTTGGTGCCGTGTGCCGCACCTTTGCACAGTACGATCTTGTGCTGTTCTGCTACGAGTGCGGCGGCGCGCCCCTGCGCGACCTGCTGGCCGCAGCAAAGCCCGCCGATGGTGAAAAACTGAAAATCGCCATCGTGACCGGAGCCGAGGGCGGCTTTGCCGCCGAGGAAGCCGAGATGGCCGCAAAGGCCGGTGCCCGAACGGTGGGCCTTGGCCCCCGCATCCTGCGGTGCGAGACCGCCCCGCTGGCCGTGCTTGCTTCGGTAATGACCCTGACGGGGAATCTGGAATAA
- the prmA gene encoding 50S ribosomal protein L11 methyltransferase: MEWTDIRLTVAKADADNAEAVATMIAEGGIYIEDYSDIEQQVAEIAHVDLIEQELLDKPRDTVIIHMYLEPGASPVETLALIAARMEAANIAYTVETEGVEQEDWQNGWRKYYHPLEIGKRLAVVPSWQQYDTDRVKLILDPGLAFGTGGHETTSLCMEALDERVTGGERVLDIGTGSGILAIAALKLGAAVAEGVDIDPVAVRTAGENAALNGVQDKLTVLVGDLSDKASGKYDIITANIVANAILSLAPAVPGLMAEGATFIASGIIDSRKDEVIAGLEKAGLAVVEVKEKRGWECIVCKKA, translated from the coding sequence ATGGAATGGACTGATATCCGCCTGACCGTGGCCAAGGCCGATGCCGACAACGCCGAAGCCGTTGCCACCATGATCGCCGAGGGCGGCATCTATATCGAAGACTACAGCGACATCGAGCAGCAGGTGGCCGAGATCGCCCATGTGGATCTGATCGAGCAGGAGCTGCTGGACAAGCCCCGCGATACCGTTATCATCCATATGTATCTGGAGCCGGGCGCTTCCCCCGTGGAAACGCTGGCCCTCATTGCTGCCCGCATGGAAGCTGCAAACATCGCCTACACCGTAGAGACCGAGGGCGTGGAGCAGGAGGACTGGCAGAACGGCTGGCGCAAGTATTATCACCCCCTGGAGATCGGAAAACGGCTGGCCGTGGTGCCCTCGTGGCAGCAGTACGACACCGACCGGGTAAAGCTGATCCTTGACCCGGGCCTTGCCTTCGGCACCGGCGGCCACGAGACCACCAGCCTGTGCATGGAAGCGCTGGACGAGCGGGTGACCGGCGGCGAGCGGGTGCTGGACATCGGCACCGGCAGCGGCATCCTTGCCATTGCGGCGCTGAAGCTGGGCGCTGCCGTGGCCGAGGGCGTGGACATCGACCCTGTGGCCGTGCGCACCGCAGGCGAGAACGCCGCGTTGAACGGCGTGCAGGACAAGCTGACCGTGCTGGTGGGCGACCTTTCCGATAAGGCCAGCGGCAAATACGACATCATCACCGCCAACATCGTGGCCAACGCCATTCTCAGTCTGGCACCGGCTGTGCCCGGCCTGATGGCGGAGGGTGCCACCTTTATTGCCAGCGGCATCATCGACAGCCGCAAGGACGAAGTGATCGCCGGGCTGGAAAAAGCCGGCCTTGCCGTTGTGGAAGTCAAGGAGAAGCGCGGCTGGGAGTGCATCGTCTGCAAGAAGGCGTAA